In Amycolatopsis jiangsuensis, the following proteins share a genomic window:
- a CDS encoding FMN-binding negative transcriptional regulator, which produces MYRPEYFRAPDLQAQHDLIEEYPFGLLTLSMFGSPAAVHLPFVLDRDSWPYGKLRGHLSRGNPIAKALSENVEVLVAFTGPSSYISPDHYETQPHFPTWAYAAVHVKGRPRLLDDARTVRQLTDLIAEQEARLAPKEPFVLPRQSSELFDEYLQLIQGFEIFIGRIDGIFKLGQNKTPRDMAAQAKAFRERGTESSLRMADSLEQHNPFPKFS; this is translated from the coding sequence ATGTACCGGCCCGAGTACTTCCGCGCCCCCGATCTGCAGGCGCAGCACGACCTCATCGAGGAGTACCCGTTCGGCCTGCTCACCCTGTCCATGTTCGGCTCGCCCGCCGCCGTGCACCTCCCGTTCGTGCTCGACCGCGACTCCTGGCCGTACGGCAAGCTGCGCGGGCACCTGTCCCGGGGCAACCCCATCGCGAAAGCGTTGTCCGAGAACGTTGAGGTGCTGGTCGCCTTCACCGGGCCGAGTTCGTACATCTCACCGGACCACTACGAAACCCAGCCGCATTTCCCCACCTGGGCCTATGCGGCGGTGCACGTGAAGGGACGGCCGCGGCTGCTCGACGACGCCCGGACCGTGCGCCAGCTGACCGACCTGATCGCCGAGCAGGAGGCCCGCCTGGCGCCCAAGGAGCCGTTCGTGCTGCCCCGGCAGTCCTCGGAGCTGTTCGACGAGTACCTGCAGCTCATCCAAGGGTTCGAGATCTTCATCGGCCGGATCGACGGCATCTTCAAGCTGGGGCAGAACAAGACGCCGCGTGACATGGCCGCCCAGGCGAAGGCGTTCCGGGAACGGGGGACCGAGAGCTCGCTGCGCATGGCCGATTCGCTGGAACAGCACAACCCGTTTCCCAAGTTTTCCTGA
- a CDS encoding helix-turn-helix transcriptional regulator has product MTWEGMINSGIGGVVTVRGSVGSGKTVLLTEFARLAAARGIRCITVTAGAEGANCWNLLDEVLAAVGHREADPAAALAGLAAAGPLAVLVDDLQRLGAAPAELTAAVAQLGAAGVLVVLADDVEATPAWAAIYAELLRLPCFRSIRLPPLTRSGVREVLSGHLDGPCDPELVAEVCALTAGNPLLVRALVEDLLAVDAADRLPMSTGHAFQEVMSVCLSRIAPQAAQLAECVAVLGDATDPAVLAAVVGVDEAGLPPLVRTLAGIGLFADRADPAFRSPGLGAAVRSVVSAAGATDLRVRTASALRSRGAEASEVAALLLEAGCAPDEWGVAALFDAAERCLHEGDVERARRYLCLAALPRPGRECSHADTRAVSLGWLLDPAAVPRRLAGAVDAVAGGGFTPHEAIVLAGQLLWHGWHDEAVPTLAWLAANRSTFAPDDAEDVQTLSLHIAITYPGMARHLEPAGTAHARSDVVTRASDALLHSMHVLRAVIVTSPSPDLVREALRSLEVCALRRMPLEPSLFALLSLIYADELESAAHWCDQLLEEAARRGIVALEATLLESRAHIALTAGDLPAVELYARRALDVLPAEGWGTAVGAPLSVLVGALVGMGRFEDAAAELGRPVPAAMFRTVWGLRYLRSRGYYYLHTGGARAALGDFRSIGSLMAEWNLDSPVLLPWRSDAAEVHLQLGEGDEVVRLLDEQAGLPGGDSGKLRGVEARIRASNTDRRDRSRARTAAVAVEHLEAGQDRLELAKALAVLGDVHRASGDGRRARMVIRRALHLATLCRAEPLVSGLTGQQRPARAAGTGAERGLDSLSDAERLVAELASWGNTNREIARSLHVTISTVEQHLTRVYRKLNVRRSDLPADLGMPAQAGSATRRALQSRVEAYARSAVSAQDR; this is encoded by the coding sequence ATGACTTGGGAAGGGATGATTAATAGCGGCATCGGTGGTGTCGTGACGGTGCGCGGTTCCGTCGGCAGTGGCAAGACCGTCCTGCTGACCGAGTTCGCCCGGCTGGCCGCCGCTCGCGGCATCCGCTGTATCACCGTCACGGCCGGTGCGGAGGGGGCGAACTGCTGGAATCTGCTGGACGAAGTCCTTGCCGCTGTGGGACACCGCGAGGCCGACCCGGCCGCGGCCCTCGCCGGACTGGCCGCCGCCGGCCCGCTGGCTGTGCTGGTGGACGATCTGCAGCGGCTGGGAGCCGCGCCTGCGGAGCTGACGGCCGCGGTGGCGCAGCTGGGCGCCGCCGGCGTGCTGGTCGTACTGGCCGACGATGTCGAGGCCACCCCGGCGTGGGCCGCGATCTACGCGGAACTGCTGCGGCTGCCCTGTTTCCGGTCGATCCGGCTGCCCCCGCTGACCCGGTCCGGGGTGCGCGAGGTGCTCTCGGGCCACCTGGACGGTCCCTGCGATCCGGAGCTCGTCGCCGAGGTCTGCGCCCTGACCGCGGGCAACCCGCTGCTGGTGCGCGCACTCGTGGAAGACCTGCTGGCGGTCGACGCGGCCGACCGGCTGCCGATGTCGACCGGACACGCCTTCCAGGAGGTGATGTCGGTGTGCCTCAGCCGGATCGCGCCGCAGGCGGCCCAGCTCGCGGAGTGCGTCGCGGTGCTCGGCGACGCGACGGACCCCGCCGTGCTCGCCGCGGTCGTCGGCGTCGACGAAGCGGGGCTGCCCCCGCTCGTGCGCACTCTGGCCGGCATCGGCCTGTTCGCCGATCGGGCCGATCCCGCGTTCCGGTCGCCCGGGCTGGGGGCCGCGGTGCGCTCCGTGGTCAGCGCCGCTGGTGCCACCGACCTGCGGGTCCGCACGGCCTCCGCGCTGCGCTCGCGCGGCGCGGAGGCGAGCGAAGTCGCCGCGCTCCTGCTGGAAGCGGGCTGCGCGCCGGACGAGTGGGGGGTCGCCGCGTTGTTCGACGCGGCGGAGCGCTGCCTGCACGAGGGCGACGTCGAGCGGGCCCGCCGTTACCTGTGCCTGGCGGCCCTGCCCCGCCCCGGCCGCGAGTGCTCCCATGCCGACACCCGCGCGGTCTCGCTCGGCTGGCTGCTCGACCCGGCGGCCGTGCCGCGCCGGCTCGCCGGCGCGGTCGACGCCGTCGCGGGCGGCGGGTTCACTCCCCACGAGGCGATCGTGCTGGCCGGGCAGCTGCTCTGGCACGGCTGGCACGACGAGGCCGTCCCGACCCTGGCCTGGCTGGCCGCGAACCGGTCCACCTTCGCCCCGGACGACGCCGAGGATGTGCAGACCCTCTCGCTGCACATCGCGATCACCTATCCGGGGATGGCAAGGCACCTCGAGCCCGCCGGCACCGCGCATGCGCGCAGCGACGTCGTGACCAGGGCCAGCGACGCGCTGCTGCATTCGATGCACGTCCTGCGGGCCGTGATCGTCACCAGCCCGAGCCCGGATTTGGTGCGCGAGGCGCTGCGGTCACTGGAAGTCTGCGCGCTGCGCCGGATGCCGCTGGAGCCCAGCCTGTTCGCGCTGCTGTCCCTGATCTACGCCGATGAGCTGGAGAGCGCCGCGCACTGGTGCGACCAGCTGCTCGAGGAGGCGGCGCGGCGCGGCATCGTGGCGCTGGAGGCGACCCTGCTCGAATCCCGGGCGCACATCGCGCTGACCGCGGGCGACCTGCCCGCGGTCGAGCTGTACGCCCGGCGCGCCCTCGACGTACTGCCCGCCGAGGGCTGGGGAACCGCCGTCGGCGCGCCGCTGAGCGTGCTCGTCGGCGCGCTGGTGGGCATGGGCCGGTTCGAGGACGCGGCCGCCGAACTCGGCCGGCCGGTGCCCGCGGCCATGTTCCGCACCGTGTGGGGCCTGCGCTACCTGCGCTCGCGCGGCTACTACTACCTCCACACCGGGGGTGCCCGCGCCGCGCTCGGCGACTTCAGGTCGATCGGCTCGCTGATGGCCGAATGGAACCTGGACAGCCCGGTTCTGCTGCCGTGGCGCTCCGACGCCGCCGAAGTCCACCTGCAGCTCGGCGAGGGCGACGAGGTGGTGCGGCTACTGGACGAGCAGGCCGGCCTGCCCGGCGGCGACAGCGGCAAGCTGCGCGGCGTCGAAGCCCGGATCCGCGCGAGCAACACGGACCGGCGGGACCGCAGCCGCGCCCGGACCGCCGCGGTCGCGGTGGAGCACCTGGAGGCGGGGCAGGACCGGCTGGAGCTGGCCAAGGCGCTGGCCGTGCTGGGTGACGTCCACCGGGCCTCCGGTGACGGCCGCCGGGCCCGGATGGTGATCCGCCGGGCGCTGCACCTGGCCACGCTGTGCCGGGCCGAACCGCTGGTTTCCGGGCTCACCGGCCAGCAACGGCCTGCCCGCGCCGCGGGCACCGGCGCCGAGCGGGGGCTGGACTCGCTCAGCGACGCCGAACGGCTGGTGGCCGAGCTGGCCTCCTGGGGCAACACCAACCGGGAGATCGCGCGCAGCCTGCACGTCACGATCAGCACGGTCGAGCAGCACCTGACCCGCGTCTACCGCAAGCTGAACGTGCGCCGCAGCGATCTGCCCGCCGACCTCGGCATGCCGGCCCAGGCGGGATCGGCCACCCGGCGGGCGCTGCAGAGCCGGGTGGAGGCCTACGCCCGCTCCGCCGTGTCGGCGCAAGACCGGTAG
- a CDS encoding cytochrome P450: protein MSTTDNVDPAELPAYPMARGCPLHPPAEYAELSTQQPVSRAVLPSGKPVWLVASHELVKEILTDPRVSSNRFHSGFPHQFRRVQTAAQQAEQTKQSSAVIGRAFGVDGAEHAGRKRLVVPEFTVRRVQAFRPRIQEIVDDVLDEMTAAGSPAELMSAFALPVPSRVICELLDVPLADRQYFLDRTTTMVDQSTTVEQRQQANIDVLAKLDGLIRAKEADPADDVLGRIVRRNVELGVLDHDEIVGVAAFLLISGFETTANMIAMGTLGLLENPGQLELLTEDPGLAGSAVDELLRYFSVSDPAGSRVATEDIELGGVRIPAGDGVIALAGAANWDPQVFDRPERLDIRRKARGHLAFGHGAHQCIGLHLARLELEVVFGTLFRRLPGLRVTAPVDDLRYKVGANIYGVHEVPVAW, encoded by the coding sequence GTGAGCACGACCGACAACGTCGACCCGGCGGAATTACCCGCGTACCCGATGGCCCGGGGCTGTCCACTGCACCCGCCCGCGGAATACGCGGAGCTGAGCACGCAGCAACCGGTCAGCAGAGCGGTGCTTCCCTCGGGCAAGCCGGTGTGGCTGGTCGCCAGCCACGAGCTGGTCAAGGAGATCCTGACCGATCCGCGGGTCAGCTCCAATCGATTCCACAGTGGCTTCCCGCACCAATTCCGCCGGGTGCAGACCGCGGCCCAGCAGGCCGAGCAGACAAAGCAGAGTTCCGCGGTCATCGGGCGGGCGTTCGGGGTCGACGGCGCCGAGCACGCTGGGCGCAAACGGCTGGTCGTGCCGGAGTTCACCGTGCGCCGGGTACAGGCGTTCCGGCCACGCATCCAGGAGATCGTCGACGACGTGCTGGACGAGATGACCGCGGCCGGCAGCCCGGCGGAGCTGATGTCGGCGTTCGCGCTGCCGGTGCCTTCGCGAGTGATCTGCGAGCTGCTGGACGTCCCACTGGCCGACCGGCAGTACTTCCTCGACCGGACTACCACCATGGTGGACCAGTCCACCACGGTCGAGCAGCGTCAGCAGGCCAACATCGACGTGCTCGCCAAGCTCGACGGGCTGATCCGGGCCAAGGAGGCCGATCCGGCCGACGACGTGCTCGGCCGGATCGTGCGGCGCAACGTCGAGCTGGGCGTGCTCGACCACGACGAGATCGTCGGCGTGGCGGCATTCCTGCTCATCTCCGGGTTCGAGACCACCGCCAACATGATCGCGATGGGCACCCTCGGGCTGCTGGAGAACCCCGGCCAGCTCGAGCTGCTGACCGAGGATCCCGGCCTGGCCGGCAGCGCGGTCGACGAGCTGCTGCGCTACTTCAGCGTCTCCGACCCGGCCGGTTCCCGGGTGGCCACCGAGGACATCGAACTCGGCGGCGTGAGGATCCCGGCCGGCGATGGCGTGATCGCGCTGGCCGGGGCCGCCAACTGGGACCCGCAGGTTTTCGACCGGCCGGAACGCCTGGACATCCGGCGCAAGGCGCGCGGTCACCTGGCCTTCGGGCACGGCGCCCACCAGTGCATCGGGCTGCACCTGGCCCGGCTGGAGCTGGAGGTCGTGTTCGGCACGCTGTTCCGGCGCCTGCCCGGCCTGCGGGTGACAGCGCCGGTCGACGACTTGCGGTACAAGGTCGGCGCGAATATCTACGGCGTGCACGAGGTGCCGGTCGCATGGTGA
- a CDS encoding class I SAM-dependent methyltransferase, with protein MVKSTERTIVFDELAGQYDNTGVEFFGPIAHQLLELLGPRPGERVLDVGCGRGAVLFPAAAAVGPEGYVLGIDIAAAMVTATAADVAARALGHVEVRVLDGAAPDLPAESFDLITASMSAAHFPDPFATAAHYARLLRPGGRIGVTGPVPPRALSEWDLGALRVDRIIAAADPAALAAAHPRVAALYGEYPFGRPGRMCDALRAAGFTEVAEQRHDVVLAAPTAQALIDWTWSNGLRVYWELVPADRREQVAAELTEELTARVGDGPVTAMYPVYHYLGQLPRTGGVK; from the coding sequence ATGGTGAAGTCCACCGAGCGCACCATCGTGTTCGACGAGCTGGCCGGCCAGTACGACAACACCGGCGTCGAGTTCTTCGGCCCGATCGCGCACCAGCTGCTCGAGCTGCTCGGCCCGCGGCCGGGTGAGCGTGTGCTCGACGTGGGCTGCGGCCGGGGCGCCGTGCTGTTCCCGGCCGCGGCTGCCGTCGGCCCGGAGGGGTACGTGCTCGGGATCGACATCGCGGCGGCGATGGTCACCGCGACCGCCGCCGACGTGGCGGCGCGCGCACTCGGCCACGTCGAGGTCCGCGTGCTCGACGGTGCAGCCCCCGACCTGCCGGCCGAGTCGTTCGACCTGATCACGGCGAGCATGAGCGCCGCGCACTTCCCGGATCCGTTCGCCACGGCGGCGCACTACGCGCGGCTGCTGCGGCCGGGCGGCCGGATCGGGGTGACCGGGCCGGTGCCGCCCCGCGCACTGTCCGAATGGGACCTGGGCGCGCTGCGGGTGGACCGGATCATCGCCGCGGCCGACCCGGCGGCGCTCGCCGCCGCGCATCCCCGGGTGGCGGCGCTCTACGGCGAGTACCCGTTCGGCCGGCCAGGCCGGATGTGCGACGCCCTGCGTGCCGCCGGGTTCACCGAGGTCGCCGAACAACGCCACGACGTCGTGCTCGCAGCGCCGACCGCACAGGCACTCATCGACTGGACCTGGTCCAACGGGCTGCGCGTGTACTGGGAACTCGTGCCGGCGGACCGCCGGGAGCAGGTGGCCGCGGAGCTGACCGAGGAGCTGACTGCGCGCGTCGGCGACGGGCCGGTGACCGCGATGTACCCCGTCTACCACTACCTGGGGCAGCTGCCCCGGACCGGAGGAGTGAAATGA
- a CDS encoding prenyltransferase/squalene oxidase repeat-containing protein, whose product MTGVDVPADTAGRVVADLVADPGGGLYPSVYETGRLVSLSPWLAGHDRRVEFLCSAQRPDGTWSGPGTVALVPTLSAVEALLTAGRTGDVVDRGLAAAAALLAEVARDGLPATLIPFLIVPALVADINARLGHERLVLPSSLDPAALTALRTDGWRNPVSAFYLEIIGPAAVGSDAVTPVHGVIGCSAAATAAWLGPEAPTPGGPGEASADFLRHTQSLLDGPVAGLTSMAYFERAWSYRVLAAAGVAPAVLAPLLAGLPADVGRTGAPSAPGAAADSESAALLLLAEADRTGRLAEPQCLWEYDRDTHFLTTVPVGAPSVISNARVLEVLDRYRRQDPPDAGRYTDAVARVARYLAEKQQPDGSWHDRWHVSPYYATLSCGAALSAAGIGEPLDPAVAMVRAGQHADGSWGVRGGTAEETAYAVLLLAAVPGDHQDAIAAGVAHLERVGTAEPHPALWVGKDLYAPVNLIRAAVLAATEAGRR is encoded by the coding sequence GTGACCGGGGTCGACGTGCCGGCCGACACCGCCGGCCGGGTGGTTGCGGACCTCGTCGCGGATCCCGGCGGCGGTCTGTACCCCTCGGTGTACGAGACGGGACGTCTGGTCTCGCTGTCGCCGTGGCTGGCCGGGCACGACCGGCGGGTCGAGTTCCTGTGCTCCGCGCAGCGGCCGGACGGCACGTGGAGCGGGCCCGGCACGGTCGCGCTGGTCCCGACGCTCAGCGCGGTGGAGGCGCTGCTCACCGCGGGCCGGACCGGCGACGTCGTCGACCGCGGACTGGCCGCCGCCGCCGCGCTGCTGGCCGAGGTGGCGCGGGACGGCCTGCCGGCGACGCTGATCCCCTTCCTGATCGTGCCCGCGCTGGTCGCGGACATCAACGCGCGCCTCGGCCACGAACGTCTCGTGCTGCCGTCGAGCCTCGACCCGGCGGCGCTGACCGCGCTGCGCACAGACGGCTGGCGAAATCCGGTGTCGGCGTTCTACCTGGAGATCATCGGCCCCGCCGCGGTGGGCTCGGACGCGGTGACCCCGGTGCATGGCGTGATCGGGTGCTCGGCCGCGGCCACCGCGGCCTGGCTCGGCCCCGAAGCCCCCACGCCGGGCGGCCCCGGCGAGGCGTCCGCGGACTTCCTGCGGCACACACAGTCCCTTTTGGACGGTCCGGTCGCCGGGCTGACGTCGATGGCGTACTTCGAGCGAGCGTGGTCCTACCGCGTGCTGGCCGCGGCCGGCGTGGCGCCGGCGGTCCTCGCGCCGCTGCTGGCCGGCCTGCCCGCAGACGTGGGCCGGACCGGCGCTCCCTCGGCGCCGGGAGCGGCGGCCGACTCCGAATCCGCGGCGCTGCTGCTGCTCGCCGAGGCCGACCGCACCGGCCGGCTGGCCGAGCCCCAGTGCTTGTGGGAGTACGACCGGGACACGCACTTCCTCACCACCGTGCCGGTCGGCGCGCCCTCGGTGATCAGCAACGCGCGGGTGCTCGAGGTGCTCGACCGGTACCGCCGGCAGGATCCGCCGGACGCCGGCCGCTACACCGACGCCGTGGCGCGCGTAGCGCGCTATCTGGCGGAAAAGCAGCAACCCGACGGCAGCTGGCACGACCGCTGGCACGTATCTCCTTACTACGCCACGCTTTCCTGCGGGGCGGCGCTGTCGGCCGCCGGCATCGGCGAGCCGCTCGACCCTGCCGTGGCGATGGTGCGGGCGGGGCAGCACGCGGACGGATCGTGGGGTGTTCGCGGCGGCACGGCCGAGGAAACCGCTTACGCGGTGCTGTTGCTGGCCGCGGTGCCCGGCGATCACCAGGATGCGATCGCGGCCGGGGTGGCGCACCTCGAACGCGTCGGCACGGCTGAGCCGCACCCGGCGCTGTGGGTCGGCAAGGACCTGTACGCGCCGGTGAACCTGATCCGGGCCGCGGTGCTGGCCGCCACGGAAGCGGGCCGTCGGTGA
- a CDS encoding cytochrome P450 has translation MTGKPKACPYPFQPAERLEPDPRAAVLRREAPVSPVTLPYGGEGWLVVGHHEARTVLSDRRFSRAALVGADVPRMTPRMLTKTTILTMDPPDHTRLRRLVAPAFSPRTIEALRPRVVRLAEQLVDRLLDAGPPADLVRDLAKPLPSAVMSDLLGLPAADQEKFFGWAEIMVSGAGLAPAEILATIGELDSYLTDLVAERRREPREDLLSVLVAARDEDDRLSEQELVGIGVTLLLAGLETTTNQIGNFAWHLLSRPDRVAWLSEDLTRLPGAVEEMLRFTPIATSAGFTRVATEDVLLGGVTVRAGDAVLIDLDSANRDEAVYHDTDELRLDREAQPHLAFGHGPHFCLGAQLARMELVVALTALLERVPGLRLALPPGELHWHTDRVVRGLRKLPVRW, from the coding sequence GTGACCGGGAAGCCTAAGGCCTGCCCGTATCCGTTCCAGCCCGCGGAACGGCTCGAACCGGACCCGCGGGCCGCGGTGCTGCGGCGCGAGGCCCCGGTCAGCCCGGTCACGCTGCCGTACGGCGGCGAGGGGTGGCTGGTGGTCGGGCACCACGAGGCCCGGACCGTGCTGTCCGACCGCCGGTTCAGCCGGGCCGCGCTGGTCGGCGCCGACGTGCCGAGGATGACCCCGCGGATGCTGACGAAAACCACCATCCTGACCATGGACCCGCCGGACCACACCCGGCTGCGGCGGCTGGTCGCGCCCGCATTCAGCCCGCGCACCATCGAGGCGCTCCGGCCCCGTGTCGTCCGGCTGGCCGAGCAGCTGGTGGATCGCCTGCTCGACGCGGGACCACCGGCCGACCTGGTGCGTGACCTGGCCAAGCCGCTGCCGAGCGCGGTCATGTCGGACCTGCTCGGGCTGCCGGCCGCCGATCAGGAGAAGTTCTTCGGCTGGGCCGAGATCATGGTCAGCGGCGCAGGCCTGGCCCCGGCCGAGATCCTCGCCACCATTGGCGAGCTGGACAGCTATCTGACCGATCTGGTCGCCGAGCGCCGCAGGGAACCGCGGGAAGACCTGCTCAGCGTCCTGGTCGCCGCCCGCGACGAGGACGACCGGCTCAGCGAGCAGGAGCTGGTCGGGATCGGCGTGACCCTGCTGCTGGCGGGTCTGGAGACGACGACCAACCAGATCGGCAACTTCGCCTGGCACCTGCTCAGCCGCCCGGACCGGGTGGCTTGGCTGAGCGAAGACCTCACCCGGCTGCCGGGCGCGGTCGAGGAGATGCTGCGGTTCACCCCGATCGCGACCAGCGCCGGGTTCACCAGGGTGGCCACCGAGGACGTCCTGCTCGGCGGCGTCACCGTCCGCGCGGGTGACGCGGTGCTGATCGACCTGGACTCGGCCAACCGCGACGAGGCGGTGTACCACGACACCGACGAGCTGCGGCTGGACCGGGAGGCGCAGCCGCACCTGGCCTTCGGGCACGGCCCGCATTTCTGCCTGGGCGCGCAGCTGGCCCGGATGGAACTCGTGGTGGCACTGACCGCCCTGCTGGAACGGGTGCCCGGCCTCCGGCTTGCTCTTCCGCCCGGGGAACTGCACTGGCATACCGACCGGGTCGTGCGCGGCCTGCGGAAGCTGCCGGTGCGGTGGTGA
- a CDS encoding cytochrome P450, whose product MTELVDELLQLPQARTCPYGPPAAYRELHTRRPVSRVTLPNGDQGWLVTGFAETRDLLVDLRVSADRTRPGFPALLPSPAEGTPLRTLAGMDDPEHNRFRRMVTSWFTIRRVRAMRPALERLAGTLVDRMAGESRSADLVPAYCLPLPSMVICELLGVPYADHEFFQDRTRTMITAEDQAEVVRAATELIGYLTGLAADKTRGPGPDLISYLLAGQVGPGRMTVAQLVNMAVLLLGAGHETLSGSIALGVALLAGDTERLAALRTAPEAAVEALVRHTSVTDTVVNRVATADIDVGDVRIRAGDALVFSTAVANRDHRVHPDPDRLDLSDGHRRHVAFGFGVHQCLGQNLARIELEVALTVLFDRLPGLRVAIPEAELPVKSSPLVNGLKALPVRW is encoded by the coding sequence ATGACCGAGCTCGTGGACGAGCTGCTGCAGCTGCCCCAGGCGAGGACCTGTCCCTACGGGCCGCCGGCGGCCTATCGCGAGCTGCACACCCGCCGGCCCGTCTCCCGGGTCACCTTGCCGAACGGTGACCAGGGCTGGCTGGTCACGGGTTTCGCCGAGACCCGTGACCTGCTGGTGGACCTGCGGGTCTCGGCGGACCGGACCAGGCCGGGCTTTCCCGCGCTGCTCCCCTCTCCCGCCGAGGGCACGCCGCTGCGGACGCTGGCCGGGATGGACGACCCGGAGCACAACCGCTTCCGCCGGATGGTGACCTCCTGGTTCACCATCCGGCGGGTGCGGGCCATGCGCCCGGCGTTGGAGCGGCTGGCGGGCACACTCGTCGACCGGATGGCCGGCGAGTCCCGGTCCGCGGACCTCGTGCCCGCCTACTGCCTGCCGCTGCCGTCGATGGTGATCTGCGAACTGCTCGGCGTGCCCTATGCGGACCACGAGTTCTTCCAGGACCGCACCCGCACGATGATCACCGCCGAGGACCAGGCCGAGGTGGTGCGGGCCGCGACGGAGCTGATCGGCTATCTCACCGGGCTGGCCGCGGACAAGACCCGCGGTCCCGGCCCTGACCTGATCAGCTACCTGCTGGCCGGCCAGGTCGGGCCCGGCCGGATGACCGTGGCGCAGCTGGTCAACATGGCGGTGCTGCTACTCGGGGCCGGGCACGAGACGCTGTCGGGCAGCATCGCGCTCGGCGTCGCACTGCTGGCCGGGGACACGGAGCGGCTGGCCGCGCTCCGCACCGCGCCGGAGGCGGCGGTGGAAGCGCTGGTGCGGCACACCTCGGTGACCGACACAGTCGTCAACCGGGTGGCGACCGCCGACATCGACGTCGGCGACGTCCGGATCCGGGCCGGGGACGCACTGGTCTTCTCCACCGCGGTCGCCAACCGCGACCACCGCGTGCACCCCGATCCGGACCGGCTCGACCTGAGCGACGGCCACCGCAGGCACGTCGCCTTCGGGTTCGGGGTGCACCAGTGCCTCGGGCAGAACCTGGCCCGCATCGAGCTCGAAGTGGCGTTGACGGTGCTCTTCGATCGGTTGCCGGGACTGCGGGTGGCGATCCCGGAGGCCGAGCTGCCGGTCAAGTCCTCCCCGCTGGTGAACGGGCTCAAGGCACTGCCGGTGCGGTGGTGA